Sequence from the Helianthus annuus cultivar XRQ/B chromosome 13, HanXRQr2.0-SUNRISE, whole genome shotgun sequence genome:
TTGGGGGGAACTTTTTCTGGTTTGggttaataatatttttggtcacgttttgtcgctatttctttGTCTGTGTTTGTTGATTTGCTGTTAATCCACCataataccattgttttaacagTTTCCCTTTCGGTGTATATATAGAGCTTATTAGAGAGGTTTAGCTTTTAAGGTTGATCATAACAACGCCATCAACATTCAAGctattatcaaaattactctacaaatgatcttgtagggtaattttgtaaaatgttcttgtagaataattttgatcttataaggtaattttgtaaaatgtttttatagggtaattttgaaactggcagagtaattttgatacacttgtagagtaattatgatactctacaaaattactctacaagatcaaaattatcttacaagatcaaaattaatatacaagatcatttgtatagtaattatgatactctataGGATAAAAAGTACCTTATaacaacattttacaaaattacgcTACAAGATTAAAATTTAGAAGAACTTTTTACAAAAtaaccctacaagatcatttgtagggtaattttgataattactctacaagtaaataactacgaaaatgtcaccgtgttttttacattttcaccCTATTCATACGTTTTGTATGATAAgagtatttgtatttgatcttttgtctatatatttattatattaggAGTAGGAGAGAGTGTCCGAGACTGAGAGTTATCATTCCTAGAAAAATTAATTCCAAACTTTTTTACCGTATTGGTCTAGTGTCGTGCAAAACAGATCATCGTTAGCGTGCGgagatgaaagaaaaaaaaagttatttttagATAATTTGGTACATGATTCAATAAAGTTGGAGGCTTGTATCTAAATGTGTCTTCTAAATGTTTTTCTAAGACCATTCGTTGTGGCATATCATATAACTTTTCCTTAAGAGAAAGTTCATATAAAACTTTTCTCCAAGAGGTAAGAGAAAGTTCATATATAAATTTTCCCAAGAGGTGAGAGAAATTTCATATAACAACTTTTCCACAGAAGTAGCACATACACTAGTAGTAGTATGTTCTTTTTGGAATTTCTTAAAGGCTTAAAGCTAATATAATATATATGATTGGTTCCAAGTTTGGTAATGATCAGGATTTTGCTCATGATCTCAGATTCCATGCTTTTATCTTTTATTATAGTGGCAAAGCTCCTCGTTCGTACATTATGTCCATTTTTTTTACAATTCTTTTGTTTCTTATATAACCGTTCGCTATTATTTATTGTAAAGTTCAGAAGTACAATGCATAAAGAATTTAAAAATTGACACATCAACCACTACCACAACTAGCCATAACCACTGAGCATCATTCAAATGCTTAACGAGGTGCACTTATCTCTTATGGTTGTAGCACTTTTCTACATGCATGCTTTACTATATATTGACCAAAAGGATTCTTATGTGTTTCTTTACTATATTGACCCTAAAACTATCAATTCTTTATGTTTATTcgttcttttgtttttttagttgCCATCTTTTTTACTAGGGTGTTTGATGAATCGAATTTTGAATacttgaattttgaaaatttgattaGTTCGGAAATTTGAATTCAATGCGGATTCGATTCGAAGTTTTAAGGTAGGATTCACATTCAATTCAACATTAAATTTCTGAATTTGAATCCAGCTTCAGAGTTCTATTTAAATTCGAATCTAACTTCAAAAATCTAGTGACACCAAATTTTGTTCGACATTTGATAAAGTATAAATGACACGAAATCGaacaaaataacaaactaaaTGGACTCAAAATTGAATTCATATACTCTAAATAGATTTACTGCTCTTCGATGATGGTTTCCGACTAGCAGGGGCGAAGCATTGAAGGGGCccgggggcgcccgaccccccgaatttttcgctcagtagtgttatgtatgtacgtttcgtatagaattttttaggtatatacgttttcgatccccggttttatataaaaaaaattaggtatatacttataggtccggtgacttccgaccccccggtgaaaattttcaagcttcgccactgccgaCTAGGAACTGAGGAGGCAGTCCAAATGTTAAACATTTAATGATTTTAGAGTATTTGTATATCGATCTAGACTAAAAAATTGTAGTTGTATATGAGGAGCCTTTATAACATAGAATTGTACGTGGAGGTTGAAATGGGTGCTGGCAATGTGACAGTAGTTTGTGAGCTTACTTTGTTCCTCTTGGGAGCTTAGTTTGTTTCTCTTTCACTATTAGAAAGAAAACTGGGTGGTTTTCTACGTCAAAATTTGCCCGAAATGTGTAGGAAACCATCATTTTCGACAAAAGTGATCAACTCGAAAAATATTTTAAGAAACATTTTCCGACAAAAATTTCTTACGGTTCACCGACAGAATTTTTTTCTACGAGTTTCCGACAAAATTTTCCTATGTATTTCAATAGATACGCATTTCTGACACAATATTTCCTACACATGTTCTGCACAATATTTTCCTACTCATTTCCGacgaatttataaaaaaacaaaaattaaaaaaagagttATATTTTTTTGCCAGACATTTTCTATCATTAATCCATTGCTAAAAGTAAAGcaaaattgttttatttttttattatttagttttcttttatttgtaaAACATTTGTAGTCACATAATTAAATTGATACAATACCAAAAACTAATACAAATTCACAAAATTAATCAAATTATTACAAATTCATCAAAATATACAATGTACAAAAAAATgtataaattttaaaaatatagagaaaaataaaataacaaatagAGCCAAAGAGACAACTTGACCTTGACCATCCCATGTTGTGCATTCGAAACCCTTGGAATCTGACTTGTACAAGTTATAGCTTTTCATGAATTCCTATCATAATAAAAGTGTTGGATAAATCATAGTacttaaacaagtaaaaatacGAAAAGTTTTGCATCAATATATATATCCAATAATATATTTTCAGCAACAAATAAGAGCCAACCTACAAAATGCTTGTTCATAACTTGAATCATTATGTTAATTGCATTTTCCAAtatcaaataatatatatctttaaCTAACAAGAGTTCATTGCGAGTATTGTTTATTGGAAAAAAAAGTAGATAAAAATATTAGCTTAGAACGAAAGAGTTCGAATGGTGCAAAGAGGATTTAATTCACCCAAAAATTAGCTTATAACAAAACGGTTCGAATGGTAGAACCAACTTTGGCCTTTTacccaacccgtttgacccagCTCTTGTTGGTTATATTTGTAGATAGTTATTTAACGTCGTTTTGTTAGGAAGTTAGTTTGTTACTTTTCCGTTAGTCTGTCCGTTAGTTTGTTTTAGGGCTATATATATTTTGTTTCCTCTATTTAATAAGATCATCAGAAAAACTTTCCCCTTTCTTGTTCGTTCAAAAATAACATGGTATTAGAGCAAATTTGCTCTCGATCTGTGCTTGAATCTTCATTCCTTCTTTCGTTTCCGCATCATTCAATCGTTTCTTTCGTTTTCGTTCTTATTTTGATTCGTTCGTCTTGTTCTTATGGCGAATTCTCAACTGATTCCTCCAATGGATTCTTCGAATCCTGTGTTTCTTCATCCCTCTGATCATCCAAGGATGATTCTTGTCTCCAAACAATTCGATGGCATTGGATTTGGATCTTGGAAAAGAGCGATGTCTATTGCACTATCTGCGAAGAACAAATTCGGATTTGTTGATGGATCTGTCACAAATTCTACAAACCCTAGCCTGTGGAGTCGATGTAACGACATGGTAATCTCATGGATCATTAACACTTTATCAAGAGAGATTGGAGAGAGTGTTTTGTACGTTAAAACAGCTAGTCAATTGTGGAAAGAATTGAATGATAGGTTTGGGCAGATTAATGGTGCAAAATACTATCAGTTGCAGAAAAGTATTTGTGAAATTTCACAAGGAAGTAGTGACATTGCTACGTATTTCACAAAAATCGAAAGTATTTGGGATGAAATTAGTTCATTATCGGAGGTTCCAGCTTGTTCTTGTGGTGCTTATGTAGTAATTGCtaagaaagaagaagaacaaaagtTGATTCAATTTCTTATGGGCCTAAATTCCAGTTATGATAATGTCATTCTAATGATGCAGCCTCTCCCTTCAATAAAAAAGGCTTATTCTCTTTTAGTTCAAGACGAAACCAAAAGGAGATTCATCCTGTTAGTCAAGCTTTTCCTGATGTGTCATCAATGAATGTAGAGACAAGAGGTGATTCCAAGAACCTGTTTGTAGTCATTGCAAGAAACCTGGTCATTCTGTGAATAAGTGCTATAGGTTGATTGGTTTCCCTAAAGACTTCAAGTTTAATAAACCAAAACATGTGGCTGCTAATGCTTATGCTAATGATTCACCTGTTCATGCTATGAGTTCTGGTTCTTGTCTTACTCCAGAGCAGTGTCAACAACTAATTCAATTCCTTCATAACACTCAGATCAAAACCTCTTCTCAATCTGATACTTCAAGATGAAGAATCTGTAAATGAAATCAAATATGCCAATTTCGCAGGTATAATGTCATGTAATTCTGTTTCTAATCCAAAGTCCAGATGGATCATAGACACAGGTGCTAATGATCACATGTGCTATGATCCTAGATTACTCACTAATATCAAAACTCTTTCTAACCCTGTTTCCATTTTTCTTCCTAACGGTGATGTTTTAACAGCTACACAATCTGGAACAATGAACTTGCTTCCTAATCTTACTCTTAAACATGTTCTTTTGGTTCCAAAGTTCAATAATAATCTGTTATCGATAGCCAGATTATGTATTGATACCAATGGACTTGTTTTCTTTTCTAACAAAGCTTGTATGTTGCAGGCCCCTTCTCTGAAAAGGTCAGTGGTTCTTGGTAAACTGCTTGACGGATTGTATCTTCTCAAAACTAATGAGATAGTTTCACACTCTAGTGTTGTTTCTGATTCTAGAATAAGGCAATCATATTGTAATGCTAGTGTTAGTGGCAGAACATGGCATAACAGACTTGGCCATTTACCTTTGTACAAATTGAAAAAGTTGTCTGTATTTTCATTTTCTAAAGATGATCAACTTGATTGTTGTGAGATTTGTCCTTTTGCCAGACAACGCAGGCTTCCTTTCACTACTAGTAGTACTGAAACATCTCATCCTTTTGATCTTGTTCATGTGGATGTGTGGGTCCATACAATGCATCTACACATAATGGGTttcgatatttttttttttgaccaTTGTGGATGATTTTACTAGAGTTACTTGGACTCATCTTCTTTCTACTAAAAGTAATGCTTTTGATGTATTACAAAATTTCATAAATATGATTGAAACACAGTTTCAAGCAAAGATAAAATGCTTGAGAACTGATAATGCCTTTGAGTTAGGATCCTCTGTTACTCATACTCAATACCTTCTTTCAAAAGGCATCACACATCAAACTTCTTATGTGgccactccacaacaaaatggaatCGTAGAAAGAAAGcataaacacttgttagaaactGCTAGAGCTCTTCTTTTTCAATCCAAGTTACCAATTAAATTTTGGGGAGAATGTCTTTTAACTGCCACTCATCTTATAAATTTGTTTCCCACTGATATTCTTGATGATAAATCACCTCATGAGGTTTTGTTTGGTAAGGCCCCTTCTTACAATCATCTCAAAGCCTTTGGTTGCTTGTGTTATGCTTCAACATTAAAACAAGGTAGAGACAAGTTTCAGCCTAGAGCCATTCCTTGTGTGTTTATTGGTTATCCAATGGGTAAGAAAGGATACAAACTATATGATTTCAAGAATAATAAAATTCTGGTTTCAAGAGATGTTATATTTTTTGAAACATTATTTCCATCCATTCCTAATTCCTCTTTTTCCGTTTTATTTCCCGCCATTGATGTCCCTTTTGATTTTCTTGAACCCATTCTCAATTCTTCTAACAGTTCTATTCCTTCTTCTAATCCGGTTCCTCCTTCTTCTAGTTCAATTCATTCTTCAAATGATCCTTTATCTTCTATTCCTCCTCAACCTTTAAGAAAATCATCTAGACACTCCAAACCCCCTTCTTATCTTGATGATTATCAATGTAATTCTACAACATCCTGTCCTCACACTCTTACTGATATTTCTTCAGTAAATCATGTTCAATCTTCTCATATTTCAACCTCTAGCAAAACCTTGTTTCAGAATTTGAATATCATAATGGAGCCAAATTCTTATAAAGAGGCAGTCATTTCTCCTGAATGGCAGGCTGCTATGCAATTGGAACTTGATGCTCTACATGCTAACCATACTTGGCTTGTTACTTCTTTGCCTAAAGGTAAGAAGCCAATAAAATGCACGTGGGTTTATAAAGTCAAATTCAAAGCTGATGGAGCCGTTGAGAGATTTAAAGCAAGGCTAGTTGTTAGAGGAGATCTCAAAAAGCAGGCGTTGACTATACTGAAACTTTTTCTCCAGTAGTCAAGTAGTCAAGATGACAACCATTAGAAGTCTGATTGCTGTAGCTACTAAAAAGCATTGGCCTTTACATCAATTGATGTAAATAATGCTTTTCTTCACGGTGAGCTTGATGAAGAAATCTATATGTGTCCTCCTCCTGGTATGATTTTGACTGATTCTTCTCAAGTTTTAAAGCTGCAAAAATCTCTCTATGGTCTTAAACAAGCATCCAGACAATGGTATGGAAAGCTGTCTGATGCTTTAAAATCAAGAGGTTATGTTCGGTCTCCTAATGATCACTCCCTTTTCTTTAAATACATGGGTGATTCAATTGTACATATTGCagtgtatgttgatgatattcTAACAGGGAATGATTCAAAGGAAATGGATGCTTTAAAATCATTTTTGGATAGTACTTTTAAAATCAAGGACCTGGGTTCTCTCAACTATTTTTTTAGGAATTGTGGTTTTGAAAGTTCCAAATGGTACAATAATGACACAACGAAAGTTTGCCAAAGATCTTATATAAGAATTTAGTGAGTTCAATATTGATCTCAATAAATCTTGTCCTCTTCCTGCAAATTTACAGCTCAAATCTGATCTTGGTCTTTTATTTGATGACCCCTTGAAATATAGGCGCCTTGTTGGAAAGTTAAACTACTTGACTCACACAAGACCGGATCTTTCTTTTGCTGTCTAGTTCCTTAGTCAGTTTATGCAAACTCCTCATCTTCCTCATTGGGAGGCTGCTTTACATACTCTTAGTTATGTAAAAGGGTCATATGATTAAGGGCTATTCTTTAATGATTCTCAAGATTTTACTTTAGAAGCCTTTTGTGATTCAGATTGGGCATCTTGTCCTAATACAAGACGGTCTGTATCTGGCTATTTCATTTTACTTGGAGGGAGCCCTATTTCATGGAAGTTAAAGAAGAAGTCAATGGTTTCTTTAAGTTCTGCTGAGGCTGAGTATAGATCTATGCGAAGGGTTACAGCTGAGCTTACTTGGTTAACTAGATTACTGAATGAATTTTCTGTGTCCTCCATTACACCAATTTCTTTAAAATGTGACAGTCAAGCTGCTATTCACATTGCTAAGAACCCAGTTTATCATGAACGGACGAAACATATTGATTTAGATTGTCATTTTGTCCGGGAAAAATTACAAGAAGGACTTATCAGTTTATCTCATATTTCTACAAAGGAGCAGCCGGCTGATATGTTCACAAAGAGTCTTCCcaaccatcatcatcatgctCTTATTACCAAGTTGGGGTTGTCATACCCTCCAacttgagggggggggggggtgttggtTATATTTGTAGATAGTTATTTAACGTCGTTTTGTTAGTAAGTTAGTTTCTTACTTTTCCGTTAGTCTGTCCGTTTCTGTCCGTTAGTTTGCTTTAGGGCTATATATATCTTGTTTCCTGTATTCAATAAGATCATCAGAAAAACTTTCCCCTTCTTGTTCGTTCAAAAATAACTGCTCTACTACTTATGGAGTTATGGTCCATGAAGTAGCAGCATTTTAATCATGTATAGTACATACAATACAAGGCAGTTGTAGCTATTTGTGCTTCTTATGTAAGCAGTTGATCCCATTGGAAATATAACCAACGAAAAGAGACATTAGGAAAGAAGGAAATAAACTAATTCTATACCTAAAGCGATATAGAGACTAACTAAAATAGATAAGATTAACAAACAAACAAGAATTGTTTTTTTTATCGAAAAACaagaattgttttttttttatccaaaaaaaaaaaaaaagaagtagAAGAAGAATTGTTTTTTtccaaaattgaaaaaaaaaagagctTCAGCCTAATAAACACACAAACAAGATCTAAGCTTAACAACATAAACATATACTTCATACTATACATAATGGAGACTTGGGTTTTCCATtggagactcaagttcaattctcaCTTGTGTCATATTGGGGTGGATATTGGGCAATGATGGTGACAAACCCCCCGAGAGGGGGTTCGATCCTGAGCCGCACCCCGGATTTCATCCGACTGTTACTTCAGCGAGGCATCTTATGTGGAGGCAGTACGGTTTCCGGGGGAACGCCGtaaccaagtctgaccaacccaACGCGGGCCTGGTTAAGACAACGTAGTCTGGGTAGATCTTGGCTAGGGCCGCCGTTTAGGCTGTGTGACATTGGTTCACTCAAAAGAAagttaccgttcaaaaaaaaaaaaactgcgaACCAAGACTTATAACCCTACTCTAAATCCTACTTTGTGATTTTCCAATTCAACCTCTTCAGTCATGATTAGTtccatcaagactaactgccaatggtaaaaaaaaaaaaaaaaaaaaaaaaaaaaaaaaaaaaaaaaaaaactaaaaatatcaaTGAATTCAGATGAACAACTGAATGGAAGAAAATGTCTCAATGAGTTGGGTGCATGGACAAACAGTCAGAGGCGATGGCACTGGCAGTTTACCTAATTGTTCTAGCCTGCTTCATTGACCAATGAAGCTGATAGGTTGGTTCCAATCTGAATTTCACTTGCATATGATATGTCCCGTTCatcccattcctgttgtcatatTAATAGTTATCGCGTATGTCGATCACATTTATAGTTATCGTGTATAGTTTTAATATCCTAATCTAAGAGTGTGTTTTTTACTAGGACCCGATTAAGCTATTACCTGAAGTGAACAACCGAACCAGACATGTGTACTAATGGATCGGTTCATTCTAAATCAGGTCGTAGAACATCAGAACAACCTATGGACCCATATTTACAAAATGCACCTGCAAGGCTGCAAATTTGAAATAATTTGGCAAAATCAGTTGGGCTAACAATGTTGCAGATATCATCTCTTTTTTGTTGTAATCACTGTCCAACCAAAACCACTATTACACAAAATAAAACAATTAAGTTCCAAAATCCAAAGGTGAAGGTTTTTCGTAATATAGGAAAATGAACACAAAAACCTGAATGCAATGTCATGAACCTATAAAACAAAAACGGTTTAAATGTTGTATAATGTTGGGTTATTTAGGATACACAAACACACCGATTTACAGCAAGTCATTGACGGATTACCAACTGGTTTCCATATcttttttttggtttttaataccttaatagacattagtacattACTTTAGGTTGAAAAAAACCACATGAGGTTACAAGTCAATTTTGGCCTAGTGATTCTTGTTTGTGAACATGGTAAATAGTTGGGTTGTTTAGGTTACACAAACCCACACTGTCTGTGTTACAACAAGTTATTTTGGGTCTACAATACCTATAGACTATGCTCTTGGATCTAAATAGGCATTCACATGTGTTGGTGGGTTAGTTAAGATTACATGAATCAAcatgattggggggggggggggatattccacggtcctcccaaccgccgaggtgatcccacctcgcagaccgccacccagcaagcctgagtctgggggtaaatccgctaccgtaggggcattgggaacgagcaagactcgaacccgccacctccgggttagaatgcgggccggtggccattgggctgacacccaatggttatGATGAAGTTATAagtttactaggttataaccccgtgtattacacgggttgaataaataaattttatatactaaataataaaataatttagtgaGTCCAAGATTTATTTCCCCTCTTATTTCACTCTCTTTCAGATTATATACCTATGGGGACACGTAGTTGAATCAATGAAATATTAAAGTATATAAAGTATACTTGTTCTCTCTAAATACTGATTTAACCAGGTTTATAACCCAGGTTCAAACTCTAGATatataataaaactaattaaGTTATATCTTCatcaaacaaatatatatatatatatatatatttatatatatatttatatatatatttatatatatatttatatatatatatatatataaaactttGTGGTTTTacaatattttcaaaagttatttTAATAACTTattataaaaaaacacaaattgaCCTTATTAGTTATTACTAAGGATGTTCACAATTCAATTTAAAACCCTGAAACCGATCAAAATCGTCATCGGTTTCATTTCACGGTCGGGTTTGTTATTAACTTTCGATTTATGTATTAAGTTTACTAATATATTCCTTCCGgattcaaatttaaaattttaattaaaaaaattaataatatctTATTACAAAAAACGTATGTAGTTACtaagtatatttattttattcaacccgtgtaatacacagggttctaacctagttaatattataaatgagaagtatgcattaaatttaaaataaataataattatctataattaagtagaagagattaaacaaaataatatttagtaggagagttatctataattaattagaagagattaaactaaataatatttagtaggagagttatctataattagttagaagagattaaattaatagtaattatccataagatattaaagtaaataatatttaataggatgattatctataattaattattaattaaaaagattaaactaaaataacaattatctataagagaagacctaatataatgacaagtgtccctaacatggtttcttttattatatgtatagataacAAGTCATTAATTACATTAAATTTTCATGTTCTAAAAAATAGGTTAGGGGGTTTTTTAAGTTTACACAAACCCACGCCGGGCCGGGTTACGTAAGTCATTTGGGCCTATTATACATGTGTACACCTTGAGTTTTAATGAGACCTCACAAGTGTTGAtgtattggttttttttttttttttttgaacggccaacaaactcaatcccgaggaCTCTCGGgacacccactggacaaacggagtactccgaaaTAACGAgaagtcattaattaactaaattaaatttccatattttaaaataaattatatCACATCTTACATTTTCAAATATTAAAATATTGTACACTACATACATAAAGAATCAAACCTAAGACCTAATAGTCTAAAGCCTTATCTCACCACTAACATACATAAAGATATATAGAGGAAGatatatatttattttgttaTATATCTTT
This genomic interval carries:
- the LOC118485898 gene encoding uncharacterized protein LOC118485898, whose product is MANSQLIPPMDSSNPVFLHPSDHPRMILVSKQFDGIGFGSWKRAMSIALSAKNKFGFVDGSVTNSTNPSLWSRCNDMVISWIINTLSREIGESVLYVKTASQLWKELNDRFGQINGAKYYQLQKSICEISQGSSDIATYFTKIESIWDEISSLSEVPACSCGAYVVIAKKEEEQKLIQFLMGLNSSYDNVILMMQPLPSIKKAYSLLVQDETKRRFILLIGFPKDFKFNKPKHVAANAYANDSPVHAMSSGSCLTPEQCQQLIQFLHNTQIKTSSQSDTSR